The genomic region AGCATCCAACCCTCCTTGACAGCCGTTGTCAAGCAGTGTGAGAATCGGCGCCGGAACGGGACCAGCCAATCTGGAGGAGTGCATCGTGAGCCAGCCCGCCGTGCCCCAGCTTGCTGCGCCGATCGACCGCAAACGATGGTCGATTCTGGCCGCGATCTGCTTCGCATTGGTCATGGTGGTCATCGACAACACGGTCCTGAACATCGCCATCCCGACGCTCATGACCGAGCTGTCGACCACCGCCGCCGAGGCGCAGTGGGCCTTCACCTCATACCTGCTGGTGCTCTCGGGCTTCGTGCTGGTCGGCGGCGTCGCCTCGGACCGCTACGGCCCAAGGCGGATCGTCCTGGTCGGCATCGCGCTGTTCGGCACCGCCTCGCTGGCCGCCGCGTTCGCCGCGGAGCCGTGGCAACTCATCGCCGCCCGCGCGGTCATGGGCTTCGGTGCCGCGCTACTCATGCCTGGCACGCTCGCGATCCTGATGCACACATTCTCCGACGCGGAGCGGCCGAAGGCGATCGGCGCCTGGATGGCGGTCGCGGCGGTCGGCAGCTCGGGCGGGCCAATCCTCGGCGGCTTCCTGATTTCGCACTTCTGGTGGGGCGCGGTCTTCCTCATTAACGTCCCGATCAGCATTCTCTGCCTGGTCGCGCTGGTGATTCTCGTGCCGGACGCGCCCGCCACCCGCAAAGACCGCATCGACTGGATCGGCGCGGTGCTGTCCGTGATCGCCACCGTCTCCCTCGTCTGGGCCATCACCTCCGTGCCGGAGCAGGGCTGGGGCTCGGCCGACGTGCAGCTGCCGGCCGTGATCGGCGTGCTCGCGCTCGCCGCCTTCATCGCGTACGAGCTGCGGATCGATTCGCCCATGCTCGACCTCGGGCTCTTTCGCAACCTGCGGTTCAGCGCAGCGGTGCTGGGCGGGCTACTCGCCAGCTTCGGCATGGCTGGTTCGCTGTTCCTGCTCACGCTGCACTTCCAGCTGCTGAACGGTTACACACCGATCGAGGCGAGCGTCCGGCTGCTGCCGCTCGCGATCTGCACACTGATCGGCAGCACCGTGATCAGCGTGATCGTCCTGAAGCGCCTGGGCGCGCCGCTGGCGCTGCTGTCCAGCATGTCGGTGGCCGCGATCGGCCTGCTGCTCATCGGCCTGCTGCCTGCGGAGAACTATCTGAGCAGCCTCGCCGGGCTGATCCTGGTGGGCCTGGGCACGGGGTCCGCCGGTCCGGTAGCGGGCACGGTCCTGATGAGCTCCATCCCCCTGGAGAAGGCGGGCGCTGGCTCCGGCGTCAGCAGCACTATCCAGGAGCTGGGTAACGGGCTCGGCGTCGCCGTCCTGGGCACCGTACTCACCGCCTTCTTCGTCACCCGCCTGCCCGGGTCACTACGCGCCGAGGGCGAGTCCTCGTTCACGGAGGCGATCGGCCGGGCGGCCGGCGTGGCGGCGGACCAGGTCCGGGACGCGTTCGCGACCGGGCTCTCGTTCAGCCAGATCATCGGCGCACTGACCGTGCTCGGCGGTGGCTTGGCCGCCTCCGCCCTGCTCTGGATGACCCGTTCCGCGGCCACCCCCCAGATGCCGCCCGCCGACCAGCTGAGCACGCCGGCCGCGAAGCACTGATCCCGGCGTTATCGGAAGATATGTAGTCCCGCTCCCCCTATGCGCAACAGATTCGCGCTGTTCCGTCTCGCCGATGGTAGTGAATCACTGGCCATCTATCGCGGTCGCGATCGCAAAGGTACGTCAGCGTCCAGTTGGAACCACCGACAGCCGCAACCCCCGGCCGCCCGACCATCCCGCGCCGTCAGCCACCGACCGGCGTCCCGGAGCACCGCGCCGTGTCCCACCAACGCCACCCCGGTCCACCGGCTCCCGAGCACCCCCCACCGAGCGACCGTCCACCGCTGCCGTACGCGAACGAGGCCCCGACTCGGTGTGAACCACCAGGTCAGGCCTTGTTTGTTGGTGCGCCGCCAGGGACTCGAACCCCGAACCCGCGGATTAAGAGCTTGACCTTGGTCGAGTCAACCGGTCCAACCGGGTCGCGTGAATCCATCTGCTCGCGGTCATGGCCCGATTCGGTCGAGTCAGCGTCCCAGTCAGTCCACCCGACCACGGACCCTTCCACGGCGCCCGAGCACCCGTTGAGCACCAATGTGCCCGCAACCTGATCTGTTGATCCGGGGCTCGGTAGACAGCGGCCTCGAACTGGCCGATCTATGGGGCGCCCCGACGAGGTGAGGGAGGCGGTGCCTTGGCCGCTACCTTAAGCAGATGCGGCGGGGAGGCAGTGGCGGAGCGGCGACCAACGCCGGCATCGATTTCCAACAGCGTGTCGCTGCGTCGATCATGGCCTTCATGGTGTCTGATCAGCCGGATCTCACGATGCTCGGCGAGATGTGGCACGGCTGTTCGGTGACGTCGCTCCGGTTCGAGACCGGCGACCTGATCGACGACTTGGTCGTCGTCACCGATGGGCCAACAGCCTACATTCAGGCGAAGCGAACGTTGAGCCTGTCCGATGCCCCGGCATCGGACTACTCGTCGGTGTTAGCGCAATTCGTCGGCCAGTTCCTCGCTTCCGCCAACTCAGATGGGGAGCGATACGTCATTGCCACCACGCACGATGCGTCAAGCAAGATCCGCACTACGCTTCGCAAGCTCGTCAAGGCGGCACGCTCGAACGCCGACGGGTATGCCGCCAACCCACTGACCAAGGTCGAGACCGAGGTCCAGCGGACCACCGAGATGCTCCTCAACCGTCACTGCCAGGCGCAGACCGGACGCCCGCTGACGAACGACGAACGCGTGCGGTTCTGGCGACTCATGGATGTGACGGTGCTGGACGTGACCGCCGGTGGCGTCTCGGAGGCTGCCGCGATCGCCGCGCTCGGGCCAGGTGGGCGTCATGCTTGGAGCACACTGGTGGCGCTTGGGCTGGAATTGGCCACGGAGCGCCTGTCGATTGACCGGGCAACCATCCGGCGGCGGGCCGTCATCAAGCCTTCAGCCCGGGGCCAGCCGCTGCCGTGGGACACCCCTCATCTGGGCGCGCTGGTGGCTCGCGACGGTCTGGCGGCGGAGTTAAGAGACGCGCTCCTATCTACCGAGCCGTTCGGCATCACGATGGTGACCGGCGTGCACGGCGCAGGTGGTTTCGGCAAGAGCACGCTGGTCGCCCAGGTCTGCCGGATGCCGGAGATCAGGGCGCGGTACGGCGGCCACCTCTGGACCACGGTGGGCGCGGACGTGCACGGTCCGGCGCTCGCTTCACAGCTGAATGACTTGACCGAACGGCTCACCGGTACGCGACCCGGCCTGAGCGACCCCCAGCAGGCCGGTTTCCTGCTCGGCCGAGCCATCGAGGACTCCCCCGGCAAGATCCTGCTGGTCGTCGATGATGTGTGGCAGTCCACCCAGCTCGCACCGTTCCTAACCGGCCCCGCGAACTGCACCACGATCGTCACCACCCGTAACGCCGCGCTGCTCGCCGACGCGTCATCGGTTGTTCTGGTCGATCGGATGAGCGATGCCGAAGCCGCTGACGTGCTGACCCACGGGATTACCGACGCCCCCACCGCCGCGGTCGACGCGCTCTGCACGGTGACCGGCCACTGGCCGGTTCTGCTCAGCATCGCCAACCGGATCCTGCGCCGGATGATCCGCTCCGGCATGAACTCGGCCTCCGCCATCGCTCTGCTGACCGACCGGTTGCGGCGAGACGGACCAGCCGCGCTCGACATCGCCAGCTCCGGGTCGCGGGCCGAGGCGGTCGCCGTAACCGTCGAGGTCGGCCTCGATCAAGTGCCGCCCGGCACCCGCGCCCGCTATTTGGAGCTGGCCGTATTTGCCGAAGACAGCGAGATCCCGTTGGACCTACTCGAGCACTACTGGCGAGAGACCAGCGGCCTCGACCGGGCGGCCGTCGAACAGGCATGCATCGCCATGGCCGACCTGTCATTGGTGACCGATCTTCGCTTTGACCAGCGCACCCTGCGGCTCCACGATGTGCTCCGCGCCTACCTCCGACAGCGTGTCGGCACCGAAGGCATACGCACGTCAAATGCGCACTTCCTCGCCGGCGTCGGCCGCGACGGACCCTGGTGGGAGATGGCGGAAAAGCACCGCTACCTGTCCGAGCACCTGATCGAGCATCTGCCCGCCGACGACGCCGCCCGCCTTGTCGAGGACCTCCGGTGGACCCGGGCGCAGATCGCGACCCGTGGGACCGCCGCCATCGAGGCCGACCTGACCCGGGTCAATTCGCCAGTCGCCGCCCGGCTGGCCGCCGCGATCCGGCAGCACGCCCACCTGTTCGAGCGGGTGGAACCGGCTGCGTCCCTCGGCGCCGTGCTCGTCACCCGGCTGGCGGGCACCCCCGGTTTGGACAAAACAGTTGATGAGTTTCGGCCGCACCTGACGGGCCCGCAGCTGACGAACCGCTGGCCCTTACCCGACCCACCGCACCCTGCGGCGCGACGGGTGATCGGCGGCTACGTGGACGGCATCCGCCGCCTCGCGATCTCGCCCGACGGCAAGTGGTTCGCCTCGCTCGCGGGCTACGACACGGTGACGGTTCGGGACGCCGTCACGACTGCGACGGTCGCGACCTTCCACAACGAGGCTTTTTGCATGATCGACGAGGTGTTGCCCTGTCACGACGGCGCCCGGCTCATCACGACGGAAACCGCAGGAGCCGACCGGGGCCGCGTCCGAATCTGGGAGGCGCACACCGGCACGTTGCAGTACACCTTCGACACGGCATTCGTCCTGTACCACTCCGAGAGGGTGCAGGGGGCGGTCAGCCTGGATGATCGCTGGTTGGCCCTCGTCGACTACGACCCGGACCAGGAACGCACCGTGGTCAGGATCTGGTGCCTCGCCACCGGCGAGCTACTCCGGACCTTGGCGGACGCGGACGCCTGGCCGCAGACGGTGGCGTTCTCACCGGACGGTGGTTGGCTGGTCGCCGGCGACGACGCCTCGGCGGATGACGAGCCCTGTGAAGTCCAGATCTGGAACACGGCGGACGGCCGCTGCATCCGGCGGGTCGCTGGTCCGATCGGCGGCGTAGACCAGGTGACGGTCGCGCCGGACGGGAGCTGGTTCGGCGCTGTCGACCGCGCTCGCACGGTCTGGCTATGGAATACGGACGGCACGCTCCGCCATACCTTCCCGACATCCATGATATGGCCGACCATCACGGTCGCGGCCGACGGGACATGGCTCACCTGTCACGACTACACGGGCTCGGTACTCGTTTGGGATGTGGTCAGTGGTACGGAACGCTTCCAGCTGGCAGGTCAGGCCGATCTGGCCCAGCTGGCAGTCGCCCCGAACGGTTCCTGGCTCGCGATCACCGCCGACGGACCCGACGGATCTATGGTCCGCATCCATGACACACGCGACGGCCGGCTCCGTGACCAACTCCAGGGGCACAGCAGCAGTGTCGGAGCCCTGACGGTCGCACCCGACGGCACCTGGCTCGTGACCGGAGACCGCGCTAGCGACGTACGCCAGGACAGCGACATGACAGTGCGGATCTGGGCCACCGAATGGCGCGACCACACCGTGCCGGCGATGGTGTACCCCGCCTTCGACCTGTTACCCGACGGCACTGAGGTGGCCTTCGTCGCCGCCGAAGGGCCCCGGCTCGCCAGCCTCGATACCGGCGTGTCACGCCCGGTCATCGGACCGGCCAAGGCCACGACCCTGGTCGCAGGTCCAAGCTGGCTCGCCGTCTCCGACGGGCAGCGCATCGAGGCCGTGACTCTCCCGGACGGGAACCGCCGCTGGACGACGCGCAGGTGCGACGGCGTCCTCGAATCGGTGGCCGCCGTCAGCCCGGACGGCGCGTGGCTCCTGACCAGGGAGTCGGCCGCCCATGTCACGTCGTTGCCCCATTTGTACGCGGCGTTCATCCGTGACGCCGCGACCGGTGTAGCGCGGCAAGTGCTGCGACTGGACGACTACCCCTTCGGTGCCGGGGCGACCGCAGTAGCTCCGGACGGCACTTTCCTCGCCGTCACGAGATCGGGCCGCTCGCGCGACAAGGAGTTTCCGGTCACCCTCTGGGATGTGCGCGACGGGGTGGTACGGCACGTGCTTCCCGGACACCGCGAGGGGGTCGAGGCGATCACTATCGCCCCCGACAGCGCCTGGCTGGTGACCGGCGAGGCGCTGATGAACGAACACGAAAGCTGTGCCGCACGGGTCTGGGACGCGCGGACCGGTGTACTCCGCCTGATACTTCCGAATCATCGTGGCGCGGTATCCGACATCGCGATCGCCAATGACGGCACCTGGATCGTCACCGGCGACGAGGCCGGAGCAGTGCGGATCTGGGACCCCGACACCGGCGTCCTACTGCGCAAGTTCAGCGGCACCGCTCCGGTCACGGCCATAGCTATCTCACCCGGCAACGACTGGATCGCCGTGGCCGACGGCGCAGGCGGAATGGGCACCGTACGGATCTGGAGCCGCATCGGCGAGCCACTGGCGGCGATGCGGGTAGACGGGCCGCTGACCAACTGCCGGTGGATTCCCGACCGTTCGGGGCTTTGTCTCAGCGGCAGCCGTGGGTTCTATGTGTTTGATTGGCGACCGTAAATCTATGCAACGGTACCCAAACCCAGCCTGGCCGGTTCACCAGGCATGGCATGCTTCGGCGGACACGCCGTACGTCGCCGCAACATCGCCACCGCACACCGCGCCGACGCACTAAGCTCCCCGAACCCGATGTGTGGAAAGCCCTGTAGGACGCCGCACGAGCGGTCCTCCGGAGAGCTGGGCGACTTCGCCCCGTACGGAGTGTCCCCAGGACCGGCGAAGATCGAAGGACACGTCCTGCCGTACCTACTCAGCCGCGACCAGGCAAACTCGACCGGCTCCAGACGGACCGGATCGCGTCCGGCCAACCATGGCATGAAGACCTACTCAACCGACTCCGGCGCCATACCATCGACGCGGTCGAGGTGCCCGAAATCCTGGTCCTACGACCGACCCCTGAAGCAAGGCGTCAGTAACGGGCCAACCAGCCTGCTTCGTCGACCAGCGGACATTGCACATGCAGCGGGACGAGGCCCAACCTGATAACAAGCCAGGATCACCGGACCTGAACTCTCCTGCGTTGCCGCATGGAGCGTCTTGATGGTGGTCATGCGCCAAGGAACGGTGCGGCTGGTGCTGCAGCGCCCCGGCCGGATCGGCAGCCGCGCTCCCGCATCAGGGCGGTCCGGCTGGGAATTATCGCCACACCGTGCGACGCCTACCGGACTGGCGCGGCTTTGGTCTTGACCGTCGGCTTGGGCCCCGGCTTGGCCGGCTCGTCGCCGATGTCCTTGGTTGGCTTGAGGACTCGTACGTCGAGCATCCGGGCGCGCAGGGCCATGCTCGTGTCCATGGTCAGCAGCCGGACGGGGAGCGTTCGGGTGTAGGGCTGCAGCGCGAGTGTCCTGTCGATGATCTCGTCGTCGCTGTCGGTCAGCCGAACGTGGTACGCATCGTCGAACAGCACCTCGATGGTGACCTTGTCGTGGGGGACACCGCCGGTCTCGATGACCTCTTTGTGGTTATCGGCCTCGCGGATCGTCACGCGTGATCGCGGGTGCTCCAGCAGCTCGTCCAGAACGCCTAGGGTGTGCGCGGCACGCCATCGGCTCTGCTGGTTGCCCGACTCCTTGAGCCGGTCCAACTCGTCGATCACCACCCGGGGCACCACGAGGCGTACCTCTTCGTACCCGATGTTGAGCAGATCCGCGTACGCGATGTCGCGGATCTTGTCTGGGTGGTGGATGAAGACGCTGGTGTCCACCACTATCACGTAGGCGTCGGAGCTCCACCTGTCGATCTCGGCCTTGAGCGCTGACCATGCCTGTTCCCACACGTCGGCCCGCTCGGTGAGCTCGGCGCTGAGCAGGTCCTGGGTGAACCGGTCACGGCGGTCGCCGAACTCGGCCAGGTGCCAGAACCGTGGCGTGAAGATGAGCCGGTCGATGTCGGTGGGCCGGATCTGGTTGCGCAGGACCCGGGCGTTCTCGTTCGCCCAGTCCAGGTACTTGGTCAGGTCACCGTGGTTATTCCCGATCGTTGCCTTGGCCCGGAACAGCAGGTCGAGCACGTGGGATGTCTGGGCGCCGGGCGACAGGGTGACGAGCATGACGACGATCTTGCCAGCGCTGTCCACCCAAGCAGCAGTGACGATCGGCGGCAATCGCAACTGACTTTCGGACAGCATTCAACATCCGGACAGCGCACGTGGCGAAGCCAGCCCTCACGGGCCGGAGCGAGCACAATGGTCAGATGGTTACAGAACCCGGAGTGTCGATCCCCTACCGCGCTGCATGGGTGCCGGACGACGATCCGGAACGAGATTGGGACACAGCCTCAGCGTTGGCCCTGCGGTGGCTGGATGCGGAAGTATCCCACTCGGGCGGCACTGTCGTTCTGGTGACCCACTCGTTCGACAACGGTGCGGGCAGCCAGGTGCTCAGCCGGTTCACCCGCGGCCGCAACCACCTGACCACGCGGTCCAGCTCGTTGCCCGGCCTCCGCGGCCCGGTCCTGGCGTACGTTCCCACTAGTGAGGTGCTCGCCCTGGCGATCGCCAGGGCGCAGGGGTCGGCGCTGTGTGTGGTGGAGAGCGTCTCCAATCCTATGCGCGGCTGGGCGATGGTCACCGGTGCCGTCAACTTGATCACCGGGGAGACGGAGATACTCGACGAACGGCTGCGCCAGCACCTAGACCGCTTGAAGTTCTACGGCAACAACGGCTACGGCCCGAAGTTCGATCAGGATCGCGCCCGCAATGTGTTGGACGACCTCAGAACCGATGGCCTGCTCAACGTCGATGTCATCGTAAGCGCGCTCGCCGCGCTGAACGTCTCCGTGCGGGGGCAGGAGAAGATCCGCGAACTGGCGAAGAGGTAGAGGCTCCGACTCGCGCGGAAGGTAGGGGCAGCAGGCAGCACGGAATGGTTCTGCTGCCCCTACCTCGGCCGGATGTGGTGCCAAGACCTTGTCTCTACGTTGCGGCCGGTCTGGTGCGGGAGCCCAACTGGATACCAGCTGATGCGGTAATGGTGGTCACCGCACGGCCTGAGCTATAGAACGTCGAGTCAGCAAAGGCTAGCGATGAGGGGAGATCGGGGTTTCCATCCTGGCGAGCCTGCGAGAAGGCCAGGTCGGCAGCGACTTCCTCGCACTGTTGACCAAGGTCATGCGGACGCAGTTGAAACGTCTTCCGATCCTGCACAATGGTCGACACATGGATGATGATCTTGTGGTTGACTTTGTGCAGGACTTTGCCGAGCAACGCTGGGAACGTACGGTCACGGCGATCCTTACAGGGGCAAGCGACGACGAGTCCATGCAGCCGCTGCTGTCCAAGATCGTATATAACTGGCTAGTTGACCAGGTCCGCAAGACCGACGTCGGATCGGTGCTGCGCCGACTCCGAGAGCACTTGGCCGAGGACTCGACGTTCGAGATGGTTGCCGAAGGCGAGCCGGGCGCGGGGCGGTGGCGCTTGTCAGACACCGACGGGCCGCCCTGGGGTGGGCACATCGAGGACCTAGTTGCCGCTGCCTATCGGGTGCCTGCCCGAGCGGTTCGCTGGAGTGATCCGACTCGGCGACCTCCGATCGCCAACGCTGCTGATTTGACAGCCGTATTGCGGGAGGTGCTTGAAGCCGCCGGTGGTAAGAGTGTCGAGCTGCATCAGCTCGTAGTGGTGATCGTGCAGCGCTTCCCTGCGACGCTCGACCCGGAGTCCCGTGCGATCGACGAGGAGCGCCACCCGGTCCAGGCCACCGAGCTGCCTCCGGACCTTGCATGGGAGGTTCAGCTGGAGGCGTCCGAGCAGATCGACCTCGCAGCCAGCATCTTCGCCCAGCTCACGTCCCAGGAGCGGCAGCTACTCCCCCTGCTTGTCGACGTTTCGGCCGTTCAGGCGCATCTGGGCTGTGGACGCAGCACCGCCTACACCAAGATCAAGAAGTTGAAGGTCCTGATTCAGGAGCTTACCGGCGCCTGTGACGACCCCGAACAGGTTGGGCGAGAGGTACTGGTGCTGTGTACCGGCTAATAGGTGCCCTAGAGGGGCACGCCAGCGCCGCCCGCTTGCTGGGATTGGACAATCTGGCTGGTGTGCCGTCAGTTCCTGGTAGAGCGTGCCGCAGTGCCAGAGGAGGTTCATGGTGATGGCCGAGCTACCTGACCGTCTGCGCCGCCTCGCGGAGTCGCTACAGGTCCCCCGCACACTGACCACTGCGGCTCTGTGTGACCGGCTCGGCGATCCCTGCCAGGTCGAACCAGCAACCGGACAGGTGTGGCAGGCCGAATGGGACAACGTCTCGCAGCTGGTACTGCTCCTCTCTACGGAGGGGCGGCACTGGCACGTCGTGCCGGTGTCGGTCGAGCCGACCGGGGAAGACGAGCAAAGTCTCCTCGTTAGCCCGGACTGCACAACGCTTCCAGTTGAGGTCACAGCATGGGCAGGGCTGGCCACCTCGATTCCGACCGGGACGCTTAGCCGCGCTATCGACAACTGGTCCGCCAGTATCACCGCCTGGTGCGCCGACACCTCAGCCGGCACCATCCGCACACCCCCTCCAGGTACCCGTCGAGGACGGCCGGCTGTCAATCCTTTCGATAGCAGTATCGCGGTCCGCGCCAGCCTGTCGGACGATCTTGACGTCCTGGGAGCCGCGCCGCTGGTCCCGGTACAAGCAGCGCAGGCCGTGAACCTCAAGTCGGCCGCCGCCCGTGTGGGACTACCTGCCGTGATCACCGCTCTCGGGCTCCCACAGCCCACCGTGATGAAGATTTTGCAGGGAAAGCAGCCGGTGACCCTGCAGCAGGCCGAGGTCCTGGCTCAACTGCTTGGCTACGCCGCCGAGGAAATCATGGCGACGACGGGCGGGCTGCCTGCGAACCTTGCGATGGAATTGGAGCAGCCGCGATGGCGGACAGCATGGCGATCGATCGCCCGCCGTTTGGACGTTTCAGAAGACGTCGCACGGCTTCGAGCCGGGACTGGAACGTTCGCGATGGCGTTTCGTCAGACTGGCGGCACCGCACCGGACTGGCGCAGGCGGATCGGCCAATGGCTCGCAGCCTCCGAAACCGCGACAAGCGGAGCCGAGCATGGCGAGTAGGGCAACATCGGCCGCCGTAAAGACGCAGGCTATGGCCATGCTGGACCGGGTGGAACAGCGCCAGCCCGGCGTACTTGACCGGCTGCGCGTCGATGCGCTCGCCGAGGTGCAGACCTGGCCGGACGTGCAGGTGCGGCTGGTCGATGAGGCCCCGTCGACCGCCGGGGGGTGCTCGGTGGCGGGAAGCTACAACGACGAAACTCAGCCGCCAACGCTCTGCGTGGCCGTGTCGGCCTCACCAGGTCGTCGTCAGTTCACCGCGCTGCACGAGCTCGGCCACCATCTTCAGAACACCGACACAGATCTCGGCACCAGGATCCTAATGGCCGCCGACGACCGTTTCGAGGACGACGCCTGCGACCTGTTTGCTGCCCGAGTGCTACTGCCCGACGCGGTGGTGTCCGGCTGCTTCGGCGACCAGACGCCCACGGCCGGCGACATCGTCGCGCTCTACCGCAAGTCCAGCGCGTCGCGCGCCGCTTGCGTCGTCCGTGCGGCCGAACACCTCGCCAGCTTCGGCGCGGTCGTGCTCTACGACGCAGACGGCGCCGTGTCGTTCGCCACGGCCAAGGGCATCTACCCGCCGGCTCGCGGCAGCGACCAGTCCCAGACAGCGCTGGTCGCCGCCGCATTGCGCGACCCGTGGCGTGCCGACGGCGCGGCGTTCACCGCCGACAGCACCACGATCCGCTACCGCTCCGGACACAGCAGCGACCCGCTCTACGGGCAGGCCGCGTGGTGCGACGGCTACCTGATCGCCGTCCTGGTGACGGACCACGCCCCGTGGCAGACGTTCTCCCCACCCCGGCCCGGCGTGCCGGCCCAGCGGCAGCCAACCGAGGCCGAGTGCGAGGTGTGCGGCAACCTCTTCGAGGTGACCGGCCTTTGCGCCACCTGCAACGAGCCCCGCTGTCCCTCCGGACACTGCACATGCACGCTGAAACGCGAGCGCCGCTGCGAGCATTGCAGGTTGACGTACGGGCTGGCCATGTTCCCGGCCGGCGGAACGGTTTGCCGGGACTGCCTCTGACCTGCGCCTCATCGCAGGTTGGACGGATCCCGAGATGCGTCGTCAGAGGTGGATGAGGGCCACCGACGGCCCTTCAGCACCCCGACCAGGGCGCTGCCGACGAAGCGCTGCGCCGCGATGCAGCGCGGATTGGGGGCCACCATATGGGTCACACCGCCGAACTCCTGTCCACCGTCCGTCGCCAGATCGACGCCAGCGACGTCCCGCTGAAGGAGGCTCGCGTCCGGCTGCAGCTGGTGCGCGACCTCGCGACGGGGTTGCCCGGCTCGCTCCGGACCTACGCCAGCGGTTCTCTGGCGCACCACACCATGAACCACCCGGTGACCGACGGCGACGGCGGGCTCGTGCTCGACCGTCGCTGTTACCCCAACCTCGGCCCGGAGGGCGGGGGCGAGACGCCGACCAGGGTGGCTGAGCAGCTGTGTGCGCTACTCGGTCCGGGAGTCCGCAAGACGTACCCGAAGGCACGCTGCGGCACCTCGAAGCGTGGGCCGAAGTTGTCGTTCAGCGCCCCGGTCGATGGCCAGGACCCGACGGTCGACCTGGTCGTGGCACTG from Micromonospora sp. WMMD812 harbors:
- a CDS encoding PIN domain-containing protein, which produces MDSAGKIVVMLVTLSPGAQTSHVLDLLFRAKATIGNNHGDLTKYLDWANENARVLRNQIRPTDIDRLIFTPRFWHLAEFGDRRDRFTQDLLSAELTERADVWEQAWSALKAEIDRWSSDAYVIVVDTSVFIHHPDKIRDIAYADLLNIGYEEVRLVVPRVVIDELDRLKESGNQQSRWRAAHTLGVLDELLEHPRSRVTIREADNHKEVIETGGVPHDKVTIEVLFDDAYHVRLTDSDDEIIDRTLALQPYTRTLPVRLLTMDTSMALRARMLDVRVLKPTKDIGDEPAKPGPKPTVKTKAAPVR
- a CDS encoding NB-ARC domain-containing protein gives rise to the protein MRRGGSGGAATNAGIDFQQRVAASIMAFMVSDQPDLTMLGEMWHGCSVTSLRFETGDLIDDLVVVTDGPTAYIQAKRTLSLSDAPASDYSSVLAQFVGQFLASANSDGERYVIATTHDASSKIRTTLRKLVKAARSNADGYAANPLTKVETEVQRTTEMLLNRHCQAQTGRPLTNDERVRFWRLMDVTVLDVTAGGVSEAAAIAALGPGGRHAWSTLVALGLELATERLSIDRATIRRRAVIKPSARGQPLPWDTPHLGALVARDGLAAELRDALLSTEPFGITMVTGVHGAGGFGKSTLVAQVCRMPEIRARYGGHLWTTVGADVHGPALASQLNDLTERLTGTRPGLSDPQQAGFLLGRAIEDSPGKILLVVDDVWQSTQLAPFLTGPANCTTIVTTRNAALLADASSVVLVDRMSDAEAADVLTHGITDAPTAAVDALCTVTGHWPVLLSIANRILRRMIRSGMNSASAIALLTDRLRRDGPAALDIASSGSRAEAVAVTVEVGLDQVPPGTRARYLELAVFAEDSEIPLDLLEHYWRETSGLDRAAVEQACIAMADLSLVTDLRFDQRTLRLHDVLRAYLRQRVGTEGIRTSNAHFLAGVGRDGPWWEMAEKHRYLSEHLIEHLPADDAARLVEDLRWTRAQIATRGTAAIEADLTRVNSPVAARLAAAIRQHAHLFERVEPAASLGAVLVTRLAGTPGLDKTVDEFRPHLTGPQLTNRWPLPDPPHPAARRVIGGYVDGIRRLAISPDGKWFASLAGYDTVTVRDAVTTATVATFHNEAFCMIDEVLPCHDGARLITTETAGADRGRVRIWEAHTGTLQYTFDTAFVLYHSERVQGAVSLDDRWLALVDYDPDQERTVVRIWCLATGELLRTLADADAWPQTVAFSPDGGWLVAGDDASADDEPCEVQIWNTADGRCIRRVAGPIGGVDQVTVAPDGSWFGAVDRARTVWLWNTDGTLRHTFPTSMIWPTITVAADGTWLTCHDYTGSVLVWDVVSGTERFQLAGQADLAQLAVAPNGSWLAITADGPDGSMVRIHDTRDGRLRDQLQGHSSSVGALTVAPDGTWLVTGDRASDVRQDSDMTVRIWATEWRDHTVPAMVYPAFDLLPDGTEVAFVAAEGPRLASLDTGVSRPVIGPAKATTLVAGPSWLAVSDGQRIEAVTLPDGNRRWTTRRCDGVLESVAAVSPDGAWLLTRESAAHVTSLPHLYAAFIRDAATGVARQVLRLDDYPFGAGATAVAPDGTFLAVTRSGRSRDKEFPVTLWDVRDGVVRHVLPGHREGVEAITIAPDSAWLVTGEALMNEHESCAARVWDARTGVLRLILPNHRGAVSDIAIANDGTWIVTGDEAGAVRIWDPDTGVLLRKFSGTAPVTAIAISPGNDWIAVADGAGGMGTVRIWSRIGEPLAAMRVDGPLTNCRWIPDRSGLCLSGSRGFYVFDWRP
- a CDS encoding DHA2 family efflux MFS transporter permease subunit, which translates into the protein MSQPAVPQLAAPIDRKRWSILAAICFALVMVVIDNTVLNIAIPTLMTELSTTAAEAQWAFTSYLLVLSGFVLVGGVASDRYGPRRIVLVGIALFGTASLAAAFAAEPWQLIAARAVMGFGAALLMPGTLAILMHTFSDAERPKAIGAWMAVAAVGSSGGPILGGFLISHFWWGAVFLINVPISILCLVALVILVPDAPATRKDRIDWIGAVLSVIATVSLVWAITSVPEQGWGSADVQLPAVIGVLALAAFIAYELRIDSPMLDLGLFRNLRFSAAVLGGLLASFGMAGSLFLLTLHFQLLNGYTPIEASVRLLPLAICTLIGSTVISVIVLKRLGAPLALLSSMSVAAIGLLLIGLLPAENYLSSLAGLILVGLGTGSAGPVAGTVLMSSIPLEKAGAGSGVSSTIQELGNGLGVAVLGTVLTAFFVTRLPGSLRAEGESSFTEAIGRAAGVAADQVRDAFATGLSFSQIIGALTVLGGGLAASALLWMTRSAATPQMPPADQLSTPAAKH
- a CDS encoding ImmA/IrrE family metallo-endopeptidase translates to MLDRVEQRQPGVLDRLRVDALAEVQTWPDVQVRLVDEAPSTAGGCSVAGSYNDETQPPTLCVAVSASPGRRQFTALHELGHHLQNTDTDLGTRILMAADDRFEDDACDLFAARVLLPDAVVSGCFGDQTPTAGDIVALYRKSSASRAACVVRAAEHLASFGAVVLYDADGAVSFATAKGIYPPARGSDQSQTALVAAALRDPWRADGAAFTADSTTIRYRSGHSSDPLYGQAAWCDGYLIAVLVTDHAPWQTFSPPRPGVPAQRQPTEAECEVCGNLFEVTGLCATCNEPRCPSGHCTCTLKRERRCEHCRLTYGLAMFPAGGTVCRDCL